From the genome of Zalophus californianus isolate mZalCal1 chromosome 6, mZalCal1.pri.v2, whole genome shotgun sequence, one region includes:
- the PLD4 gene encoding LOW QUALITY PROTEIN: 5'-3' exonuclease PLD4 (The sequence of the model RefSeq protein was modified relative to this genomic sequence to represent the inferred CDS: inserted 1 base in 1 codon) translates to MHAKAGPPELQVLGMLAMLWLGAVTLAYVLWQVHLPPTCGQLHPGEGPIGSXGHGSSPAWESQRGEAGQQLQDSCRLVLVESIPQDLPSAAGCPSAQPLAQAWLQLLDTAQESIHVASFYWSLTGPDIGVNDSSSQLGEALLQKLEQLLDKNISLAVATSSRSLAKNSTDLQVLAARGAQVRFVPMRKFTGGVLHSKFWVVDGRHIYLGSANMDWRALTQVKELGAIIYNCSRLALDLEKTFQTYWVLGAPKAVLPRAWPQNFSSHINRFQPLRDRFDGVPTTAYFSASPPMLCPHGRTWDLEALLAVMGDAREFIYASVMEYFPTTRFRHPARYWPVLDTALRTAAFNRGVRVRLLVSCWPHTDPSMFPDLRSLQAFSNPAAGVSVDVKVFIVPVGNHSNIPFSRVNHSKFMVTEKAAYIGTSNWSEDYFSSTSGVGLVVSQRASSTRPGVPTVQERLRHLFERDWDSHYAVGLDGQAQGQDCAWQG, encoded by the exons ATGCACGCCAAGGCAGGGCCCCCAGAG TTGCAGGTGCTGGGAATGCTGGCCATGCTGTGGCTTGGCGCTGTGACTCTCGCCTACGTCCTGTGGCAGGTGCACCTTCCCCCGACCTGCGGCCAGCTGCACCCCGGGGAAGGGCCCATCGGGT AGGGCCATGGCTCCAGCCCGGCCTGGGAGTCCCAGAGAGGGGAGGCCGGGCAGCAGCTGCAGGACTCCTGCCG GCTTGTCCTTGTGGAGAGCATCCCCCAGGACCTGCCCTCCGCAGCTGGCTGCCCGtctgcccagcccctggcccaggcCTGGCTGCAGCTGCTGGACACCGCCCAGGAGAGCATCCACGTGGCCTCCTTCTACTGGTCCCTCACGGGGCCCGACATTGGGGTCAACGACTCGTCCTCCCAGCTG GGGGAGGCCCTTCTGCAGAAGCTGGAGCAGCTGCTGGACAAGAACATTTCCCTGGCTGTGGCTACCAGCAGCCGGTCACTGGCCAAGAACTCCACAGACCTGCAGGTCCTGGCGGCGCGAG GTGCCCAGGTGCGGTTCGTGCCCATGAGGAAGTTCACTGGGGGCGTTTTGCACTCCAAGTTCTGGGTCGTGGATGGACGGCACATCTACCTGGGCAGTGCCAACATGGACTGGCGGGCCCTGACGCAG GTGAAGGAGTTGGGCGCCATCATCTATAACTGCAGCCGCCTGGCCCTTGACCTGGAGAAGACCTTCCAGACCTATTGGGTGCTGGGGGCGCCAAAGGCGGTCCTTCCCAGAGCCTGGCCCCAGAACTTCTCGTCCCACATCAACCGCTTCCAGCCCCTCCGGGACCGCTTTGACGGGGTGCCCACCACTGCCTACTTCTCC GCCTCGCCACCCATGCTCTGCCCTCATGGCCGCACGTGGGACCTGGAAGCACTGCTAGCGGTGATGGGGGACGCCAGAGAGTTCATCTACGCCTCGGTGATGGAGTATTTCCCCACCACGCGCTTCCGCCACCCGGCCAG GTACTGGCCGGTGCTGGACACTGCACTGCGGACAGCCGCCTTCAACAGGGGTGTGCGTGTGCGTCTGCTGGTCAGCTGCTGGCCCCACACGGACCCCAGCATGTTCCCCGACCTGCGGTCCTTGCAGGCTTTCAGCAACCCTGCGGCCGGTGTCTCGGTGGATGTG AAAGTCTTCATCGTGCCGGTGGGAAATCACTCCAACATCCCGTTCAGCAGGGTGAACCACAGCAAGTTCATGGTCACAGAGAAGGCGGCCTACATAG GCACCTCCAACTGGTCGGAAGATTACTTCAGCAGCACCTCAGGGGTGGGCCTGGTGGTCAGCCAGAGAGCCTCCAGCACCCGGCCAGGGGTGCCCACCGTGCAGGAGCGGCTGCGCCACCTGTTCGAGCGAGACTGGGATTCCCACTACGCCGTGGGCCTGGACGGACAAGCCCAGGGCCAGGACTGTGCTTGGCAGGGCTGA